The following are from one region of the Mycolicibacterium diernhoferi genome:
- a CDS encoding winged helix DNA-binding domain-containing protein, which translates to MRSFTVAERRARLARRHFLGPQSTDVTTVTAGLVGLHATDPATPYLSLWARIPGFDRADLDAVLYRDRTMLKHLAMRRTLWAICTDSLPAVQAAASDRVAANESRKLIADVEKAGVAADGAAWLQTACTAVLAYLEANGPTSAAQLRTALPELAGTWDPAPGKPWGGATPLSPRVITVLAVRGAVVRGPNQGGWTSSRPLWVSAGSWLDGAASSGPSAPDASGTELVRTWLRAFGPATVADVKWWFGHTLTWTRRALADIGAVEVDLHGTPGVALPDDLEPEPDAGPWCALLPGLDLSTMGWVDRDWYLDGLGDRVFDTRGNAGPTAWVNGRVVGAWRQSDDGRVLPQIVAEVDRGARQELQRKADALTEWLDGTVVKPRFPSPLSKGPPEG; encoded by the coding sequence GTGCGCTCGTTCACCGTCGCCGAGCGGCGTGCCCGCCTGGCCCGGCGGCATTTCCTGGGCCCGCAGAGCACCGATGTCACCACGGTGACGGCCGGCCTGGTCGGCCTGCACGCCACCGATCCCGCCACACCGTATCTGTCGCTGTGGGCCCGGATTCCCGGATTCGACCGCGCCGACCTGGACGCCGTGCTGTACCGGGACCGCACGATGCTCAAGCACCTGGCGATGCGGCGTACGCTATGGGCCATCTGCACGGACTCGTTGCCCGCGGTGCAGGCGGCCGCCAGTGACCGGGTGGCCGCCAACGAGAGCCGCAAGCTGATCGCCGATGTCGAGAAGGCGGGGGTGGCCGCCGACGGCGCCGCATGGCTGCAGACCGCGTGCACGGCGGTGCTGGCCTATCTGGAGGCCAACGGCCCGACCAGTGCGGCGCAATTGCGCACTGCCCTCCCGGAATTGGCGGGAACCTGGGATCCCGCACCCGGAAAGCCCTGGGGCGGGGCGACTCCCCTATCGCCGCGGGTGATCACGGTGCTCGCCGTGCGCGGGGCGGTCGTCCGCGGGCCGAATCAGGGCGGGTGGACATCGTCGCGTCCGCTGTGGGTGTCCGCGGGTTCCTGGTTGGACGGTGCGGCGTCGTCGGGCCCGTCGGCACCGGACGCGTCCGGTACCGAACTGGTGCGCACCTGGCTGCGGGCGTTCGGCCCGGCCACCGTGGCAGACGTGAAGTGGTGGTTCGGCCACACCCTCACCTGGACGCGGCGGGCACTGGCCGATATCGGTGCGGTCGAGGTGGATCTGCATGGCACGCCCGGCGTGGCGCTGCCCGATGACCTGGAGCCCGAACCCGACGCCGGGCCGTGGTGCGCGCTGTTGCCGGGTCTCGATCTCAGCACCATGGGCTGGGTGGACCGGGACTGGTACCTCGACGGGCTGGGCGACCGGGTGTTCGACACCCGGGGCAATGCCGGCCCGACCGCGTGGGTGAACGGCCGGGTGGTCGGTGCGTGGCGGCAATCCGACGACGGCCGGGTGCTGCCGCAGATCGTGGCCGAGGTGGACCGTGGTGCCCGACAGGAGTTGCAGCGCAAGGCCGATGCCCTCACCGAATGGTTGGACGGCACGGTCGTCAAACCGCGGTTCCCGTCCCCGTTGTCGAAGGGCCCGCCGGAGGGTTAG